ATCACGACATGTCTGAGTAGTAATAGCTCCTACAGTATTTTCAGAAACCCCCTGATTACATTCAACATAGCCACTATTTACTGTTGCTGGTGAACTCACAATATGCACATTAGTATTTTTCTTCTCAGGTTTATCACTACTTTTTACGGGATGATTGTGATTACCTTTAGAATGCAATCTCAGGGGAGGGTTCTTGGACTGATCCAAGGTTATCTTGCAAAGAACAGTATTACCGGGATTAGTAATATCCTTATTAATCCCACACAAATGATACTCATGCATCCTCCAACGACCTAACTTACTCAAATCTTGATCAGGAACCTCATTGATTTCGAAACTTAGCATTCTTTTCTCCCCAATAAGATCACCATTACAATCCCTGATCTCATTGCGCTTTGTTTGCCCGTGCCAAGTTCCACAACCAGCTATTTTGTTGTAGTTCTCTCTTTTACCCTTCTTTTTTTCCTGGGCAATGGCCTTCTTGGTTAAATTGACAAAGATATAAGTAATTTTTTCgaactttccagaagaaacttcAGAGAGGATCCATGAATGGTTTTCAGTGTCAAAAAGTTGCCATGGATTTGCATCGGGACCATACAATTGTCTTTCCTCCACTAAATTGCAAGGAAGCTTTTGTCCCAGAACTTTTGGCTTCAAGTAGAGAGTTATAAGTTGTTCATCGAAAGGGGAAAAACAAAATCCAGGAGTTGCTTTCATCATTTCCTCCATCATTCACAAATCACAAGTCTGTGTTTTAAATTTCAAAGCAGTGTTGGTATATATGGAGGCTTTAGAGGACAGAGTGCTTGTGTGTTTACCAACCAGGAACCTACCATATAATTAAAACGGCAAAAAAAAACAATGAACCTGATTATATCAAGAAATTATGCTACTCAAAGCATGCAAAACAGTCTTTCAGAAATATGTCCAGCTAACACAAATCATACATGTGAAATAGTCTAATGGTTTATTAGCATAAAGCATGGATATAGACAATTTTTCTTTACTAAGTTATATCAAGACCATTTGCTTATGCCACAACCAAAAGTCTTATGATGTTAATTTGATGTACTAAAAATATCGTACACACGAAAAATAAAACCAACAGTGATGAAGAATCCCAATTGCAGAGGATGAAGTAGTTGTAAAATATGAAGACATAACAAAGCAAAGCACGCACTT
This genomic interval from Apium graveolens cultivar Ventura chromosome 8, ASM990537v1, whole genome shotgun sequence contains the following:
- the LOC141678505 gene encoding uncharacterized protein LOC141678505, giving the protein MMEEMMKATPGFCFSPFDEQLITLYLKPKVLGQKLPCNLVEERQLYGPDANPWQLFDTENHSWILSEVSSGKFEKITYIFVNLTKKAIAQEKKKGKRENYNKIAGCGTWHGQTKRNEIRDCNGDLIGEKRMLSFEINEVPDQDLSKLGRWRMHEYHLCGINKDITNPGNTVLCKITLDQSKNPPLRLHSKGNHNHPVKSSDKPEKKNTNVHIVSSPATVNSGYVECNQGVSENTVGAITTQTCRDDSVMSDSYLVKGKGGCYGTENVETSDGVECVDSCYVEEDIVVIASSPSEEVKTGFLNLSISDFHWPAKNDNDCEKIKTGGGDLHFGTGKVHFSRYPNPKEEQSIKDTTTILGKRKYQAET